A single genomic interval of Cyprinus carpio isolate SPL01 chromosome B24, ASM1834038v1, whole genome shotgun sequence harbors:
- the LOC109049002 gene encoding zinc finger protein ZIC 1-like, whose translation MLLDAGPQYPTIGVTTFGSTRHHSTGEVTDREVALGINPFADGMGAFKINHSSHDLGSGQTAFSSQAPGYATAAALGHHHHPTHVSSYSTAAFNSTRDFLFRNRGFGDATSAQHSLFASAAGSFAGPHGHSDAAGHLLFPGLHEQAATHASSNVVNSQMRLGFSGDMYGRAEQYGHVASPRSEHYASTQLHGYGPMNMNMAAHHGAGAFFRYMRQPIKQELICKWVEPEQLTNPKKSCNKTFSTMHELVTHLTVEHVGGPEQSNHICFWEECSREGKPFKAKYKLVNHIRVHTGEKPFPCPFPGCGKVFARSENLKIHKRTHTGEKPFKCEFEGCDRRFANSSDRKKHMHVHTSDKPYLCKMCDKSYTHPSSLRKHMKVHESSSQGPQPSPAASSGYESSTPPTIVSPSTENQSSSSISPASSTVHHTSSHSTLSSNFNEWYV comes from the exons ATGCTCTTGGACGCAGGACCACAGTATCCCACCATTGGAGTGACTACTTTCGGCTCCACCAGACATCACTCAACAGGCGAAGTTACAGACAGAGAAGTGGCTTTAGGTATTAATCCGTTCGCCGACGGTATGGGCGCTTTCAAAATCAACCACAGCTCCCACGACCTCGGCTCTGGGCAAACAGCGTTTTCCTCGCAAGCGCCCGGCTACGCCACAGCCGCCGCCTTGGGACACCATCATCACCCCACTCATGTCAGCTCGTACTCCACCGCCGCCTTCAACTCCACTCGGGACTTTCTCTTTCGCAATCGGGGCTTCGGAGACGCCACGAGCGCGCAGCACAGTCTGTTCGCCTCCGCCGCTGGAAGTTTCGCCGGACCACATGGACACTCTGATGCCGCTGGGCACCTGCTCTTCCCGGGACTGCACGAGCAAGCGGCCACGCACGCGTCCTCCAACGTAGTGAACAGTCAGATGCGCCTAGGCTTTTCCGGGGACATGTACGGCAGGGCCGAGCAATACGGTCACGTCGCGAGCCCCAGGTCCGAGCATTACGCCTCGACGCAGCTGCACGGCTATGGCCCCATGAACATGAATATGGCTGCCCATCACGGGGCAGGGGCCTTCTTTCGCTACATGAGACAGCCCATAAAGCAAGAGCTCATCTGCAAATGGGTCGAACCTGAGCAGCTGACGAATCCGAAAAAGTCCTGCAACAAAACTTTCAGCACCATGCACGAGCTCGTGACGCACCTGACCGTGGAGCACGTTGGGGGACCAGAGCAGTCGAATCACATTTGCTTTTGGGAAGAATGTTCCCGGGAAGGGAAACCGTTTAAAGCAAAGTATAAACTTGTGAATCATATCAGAGtgcacaccggagagaaacctttTCCGTGTCCGTTCCCCGGCTGTGGAAAAGTATTTGCCCGATCGGAAAATCTGAAAATCCATAAAAGAACACACACCG GTGAAAAACCTTTCAAGTGTGAGTTTGAAGGCTGTGACAGACGCTTTGCGAACAGCAGTGATCGCAAGAAACACATGCACGTCCATACTTCTGACAAACCCTATCTCTGCAAAATGTGTGATAAATCCTACACACATCCCAGCTCCCTCCGGAAACACATGAAG GTTCACGAGTCGTCGTCTCAAGGACCCCAACCCTCCCCAGCAGCGAGCTCCGGCTACGAGTCCTCCACGCCGCCCACCATCGTGTCCCCTTCCACAGAAAACCAGAGCAGCAGTTCCATATCACCAGCATCATCCACAGTTCACCACACGAGCAGCCACAGCACCCTTTCGTCAAATTTTAATGAATGGtacgtgtaa